Proteins from a single region of Nomia melanderi isolate GNS246 chromosome 9, iyNomMela1, whole genome shotgun sequence:
- the LOC143174929 gene encoding LOW QUALITY PROTEIN: uncharacterized protein LOC143174929 (The sequence of the model RefSeq protein was modified relative to this genomic sequence to represent the inferred CDS: deleted 1 base in 1 codon) produces the protein MKKAIMASYYHLCSTKENPRHEYCPVGNDSWCRWQEALATGANLDLIEHPAPLHPDVQKHILPIYEDLSEENLLERCLGGHTQNNNESFNSTVWRFGPKHLHSGIKIIEIAAYLAAGLFNEGHASVLRTMSALNTVIGKQAKTYIADKIDEQRVIRQERRTSLTTKEARKARREQRMEENQLYEETERILYGAGIAD, from the exons atgaagaaagccataatggcctcgtattatcacttatgctccaccaaagaaaatccaaggcaCGAATACTGCCCGGTAGGAAATGACAGCTGGTGCAGGTGGCAGGAAGCTCTAGCTACAGGAgcaaatttggaccttatagaacatcctgcaccactgcatccagacgtgcagaagcacatcctaccaatttacgaagatttatctgaagagaatctacttgagaggtgcttgggcggacatactcagaacaataacgagagtttcaactCAACTGTTTGGCGGTTCGGTCCAAAGCACCTGCactcaggaataaaaattattgaaattgcagcatatttggcagctggcttatttaacgaaggacatgcttcagttttaagaactatgagtgctttgaataccgtaattggaaaacaagcaaaaacatacata gccgacaaaatcgacgaacagagaGTAATTCGACAGGAGCGACGCACCTCATTAACTACCAAAGAGGCTCGAAAAGCAAGAAGAGAGCAACGTATGGAGGAAAATCAGCTCTATGAGGAAACAGAAAGAATATTGTACGGCGCAGGAATCGCAGACTAG